Proteins from a single region of Fibrobacter sp.:
- the nadC gene encoding carboxylating nicotinate-nucleotide diphosphorylase: MKIDSEKEYLDVLLACALREDLDERGDVTSEAVFSDSDMAEAVIKCKSHGVLSGIYLIEPLFQKIDSRIKIEICCNDGDQVAPGKMICILHGPIKGILAGERIILNFLQRLSGIATVTSQYVKAIEHTGTKLLDTRKTTPGLRFLEKKAVLHGGGLNHRFGLFDMILIKDTHVKRCGGPANALKKALDFRSDKKDLKVEVEVQSFEEFLETVEYLPDRIMLDNMSLADMKACVEHIRKNHSNIELEASGNITLSNIAAVAATGVDFISSGAITHSAPALDIHLVIKQAG; encoded by the coding sequence ATGAAAATCGACAGTGAAAAAGAATATCTGGATGTCCTTCTTGCCTGTGCACTGCGGGAAGATCTCGATGAGAGAGGCGATGTAACTTCGGAAGCTGTTTTTTCCGACAGTGATATGGCGGAAGCTGTTATTAAATGCAAATCACATGGCGTTCTTTCGGGTATATACCTGATAGAGCCTCTCTTTCAAAAAATCGACAGCAGAATAAAAATCGAGATATGCTGCAATGATGGTGATCAGGTCGCGCCTGGAAAGATGATCTGCATCTTGCATGGGCCGATAAAGGGGATTCTGGCAGGCGAGCGGATCATACTGAATTTTCTGCAGAGGTTAAGCGGAATTGCCACTGTCACTTCCCAGTATGTAAAAGCTATCGAGCATACCGGCACGAAACTGCTTGACACGAGAAAAACCACCCCTGGCCTGAGATTCCTTGAGAAGAAAGCTGTTTTACACGGTGGCGGACTCAATCATCGCTTCGGCCTCTTTGATATGATCCTTATCAAGGATACTCATGTCAAACGATGCGGTGGTCCGGCAAATGCTCTGAAAAAGGCGTTAGATTTCAGGTCAGATAAAAAAGACCTGAAAGTGGAGGTGGAAGTCCAGTCTTTTGAGGAATTCCTGGAGACAGTAGAGTACTTGCCCGACAGAATTATGCTTGACAATATGTCCCTTGCAGATATGAAGGCATGCGTGGAACATATCAGGAAAAACCATTCCAATATAGAGCTGGAAGCAAGCGGAAATATAACGCTGTCAAATATTGCCGCAGTTGCCGCCACAGGGGTCGATTTCATCTCATCGGGAGCTATCACCCACAGTGCACCGGCTCTTGACATTCACCTGGTGATCAAGCAGGCAGGATGA
- a CDS encoding biotin--[acetyl-CoA-carboxylase] ligase: MRPDCLNGLPFVRKFIHLENIDSTNLFGRSLEDIPESGITVIQADSQSSGRGRLGNSFFSSHSGGLWVSIITPISDLSRHFQFNRAISLAIHDSILKLFPDSPLGIKWPNDIYWAERKICGILLENHLFNPEFLVIGFGINVNIKACDFPPEIKDRATSVLIETGQTISRTLLLRSILENFHINLSADQISLHIRYLDHLYRKSSEVEIGEVRGVLHSVEVDGRLCIRRDSDYIYVGSGTLNFL, translated from the coding sequence ATGAGACCCGACTGTCTCAATGGACTGCCGTTTGTCCGGAAATTCATCCATCTCGAGAATATCGATTCAACAAACCTCTTCGGCCGGTCTTTAGAGGACATTCCCGAATCAGGGATTACAGTGATTCAGGCAGACAGCCAGAGTTCCGGACGTGGAAGGCTTGGAAACTCCTTTTTCTCATCGCATTCCGGCGGTCTCTGGGTCAGTATCATTACGCCGATTTCAGACCTGAGCAGACACTTTCAGTTCAACAGGGCAATTTCACTTGCCATACACGATTCCATCCTGAAACTATTCCCGGATTCTCCATTGGGAATCAAGTGGCCGAATGATATTTACTGGGCAGAGAGGAAAATCTGCGGAATTCTGCTGGAAAACCATCTGTTTAATCCTGAATTCCTGGTAATTGGCTTTGGTATAAATGTAAATATCAAAGCCTGCGATTTTCCGCCTGAGATCAAAGACAGGGCAACTTCGGTTCTTATCGAAACCGGACAAACCATCTCCAGAACCCTGCTCCTGCGCTCTATTCTGGAAAACTTTCATATCAACCTTTCCGCCGACCAGATATCTCTTCACATCAGATACCTGGATCATCTGTACAGAAAAAGTTCGGAGGTTGAGATTGGAGAGGTCAGGGGGGTGCTGCATTCTGTGGAAGTAGATGGAAGGCTGTGTATACGGCGTGATAGTGATTATATTTATGTCGGTTCCGGGACACTGAACTTTCTCTGA
- a CDS encoding type III pantothenate kinase, with the protein MAYTIAIDIGNTRTHLGLIDPEELQCMSRLDLPSSEIEHQLLPSVHSLKEQGHGDIGRIVLAGGIRKAREWSAGMLRKTFGNVIEFKYNPELPVKFDYENINCLGADRIAHALYGNAVFPEKNLIIISIGTAITVDLLVDHEFKGGTILPGILMQLQSLHKFTDALPEIMPEGEFSLPGRSTEWCIRAGVLNGTAGALNHIVESYKGSFASLDFRIVSTGGAWPLIEKLVNFETVYIPDMTLIGMSILQSP; encoded by the coding sequence ATGGCATACACAATCGCGATCGATATCGGAAATACAAGAACCCATCTTGGGTTGATAGACCCTGAAGAGCTGCAGTGCATGAGCAGACTGGATCTTCCCTCTTCAGAAATTGAACACCAATTGCTTCCTTCTGTGCACTCACTTAAAGAGCAAGGCCATGGTGATATCGGGCGGATCGTTCTTGCTGGCGGGATAAGAAAAGCCAGGGAATGGTCAGCCGGAATGCTGCGGAAAACCTTTGGAAATGTTATCGAGTTCAAATATAATCCGGAACTGCCGGTAAAGTTTGACTATGAGAATATAAACTGCCTGGGAGCAGACAGAATTGCGCATGCGCTTTACGGAAACGCCGTCTTTCCAGAGAAAAATCTCATTATTATAAGTATAGGAACAGCCATAACTGTGGATCTTCTGGTTGATCATGAATTCAAGGGCGGAACAATCCTTCCGGGAATCCTGATGCAACTGCAAAGCCTTCATAAATTTACAGACGCGCTCCCTGAAATCATGCCGGAAGGGGAATTCTCTCTGCCGGGGAGATCAACTGAGTGGTGTATCAGGGCCGGGGTATTAAATGGCACTGCCGGAGCTCTGAATCACATTGTGGAGTCTTATAAAGGCTCTTTTGCATCTTTAGATTTCAGGATTGTCTCAACCGGAGGCGCCTGGCCCCTTATTGAGAAACTGGTGAATTTCGAGACTGTTTATATCCCTGATATGACACTCATCGGTATGTCCATTTTACAATCACCCTGA
- a CDS encoding T9SS type A sorting domain-containing protein: MIEINGRNLIFNNPEGNKASLRIYSLNGKLLMNKEFTGRIVRDPIRLNLTKGLYLYQIKTGVKMFRGRFVIKE, encoded by the coding sequence ATGATAGAAATCAATGGACGGAATCTCATTTTCAACAATCCCGAAGGCAATAAGGCTTCACTGAGAATCTATTCACTAAACGGCAAGTTACTCATGAATAAAGAATTTACCGGTAGAATAGTAAGGGATCCGATCAGACTGAATTTAACAAAAGGTCTATACCTTTATCAGATAAAAACCGGTGTAAAAATGTTCCGGGGAAGATTTGTAATTAAAGAATAG
- a CDS encoding NAD(P)H-hydrate dehydratase, which yields MIPVLKVSQMRQIDSDTIGDNVTLGYSYMLKAGMGLLNLAREMVPDNRSGEIAIICGKGNNGGDGYVAGRMLIDAGYKVMCFSLYNTEELKGECKIAFNEYISQKGNHLVISDPADLSNLSRYKLIIDAMLGTGLQGDPHGLCAMAIEAVNISGVPVLAADTPSGLNNDTGIPGNPCIKAAVTVTMGYPKIGLYFYPGRLNAGKVVVQDLGYPEEVVGEKKNWLCFPELEDMAGFFPKRHPAGSKYDHGVVLMLCGSRGMTGAATLAAESALRTGCGMVHLASPESLIPLLSVKLTETVLHPVNETGSGTAAFSAIDQIKELSINKQALCVGPGLSHHDQTSRLVREIIKTIPLPTVLDADGINAFKNYTEELGNHAGDLLITPHRGEWHRLFGSLPEDPAEIVETLKRKAREYQMTILMKGAPVIIAGYDGSAYILPFGNSALATAGTGDVLSGVILSLMAQGLPVISSAILGNYIQAEAGTLASKHYGEHSVIATDVMGNIFRVIRSISYNKPVLKHKPVQSV from the coding sequence ATGATTCCAGTCTTGAAGGTTTCACAGATGCGGCAGATAGACAGTGATACCATAGGGGATAATGTAACCCTGGGATATTCATACATGTTGAAGGCGGGAATGGGTCTTCTGAATCTGGCCAGGGAAATGGTTCCGGATAACAGGTCCGGTGAGATCGCTATTATCTGTGGGAAAGGAAATAACGGTGGTGATGGATATGTGGCAGGTAGGATGCTGATAGATGCCGGATATAAAGTGATGTGCTTTTCGCTTTACAACACAGAGGAACTCAAGGGAGAGTGCAAAATCGCTTTTAACGAGTATATAAGCCAGAAAGGCAACCACCTGGTAATCAGTGATCCTGCGGATCTTTCCAACCTCTCCAGGTATAAGCTTATTATTGACGCGATGCTTGGGACCGGACTTCAGGGTGATCCTCATGGATTGTGTGCAATGGCTATAGAGGCTGTAAACATTTCAGGTGTTCCGGTTCTGGCAGCCGATACCCCATCGGGGCTCAACAATGATACCGGGATACCCGGTAATCCCTGCATAAAAGCCGCTGTTACTGTGACTATGGGATATCCCAAAATCGGGCTTTACTTTTACCCTGGGAGGTTAAATGCGGGGAAAGTAGTTGTTCAGGATCTTGGTTATCCGGAAGAAGTTGTAGGGGAGAAGAAGAACTGGCTCTGTTTCCCGGAACTGGAGGACATGGCAGGGTTTTTCCCGAAGAGGCACCCTGCCGGGTCCAAGTATGATCATGGAGTAGTACTGATGCTTTGCGGGTCCAGAGGAATGACAGGGGCAGCCACACTTGCAGCTGAATCGGCATTGAGAACAGGCTGCGGCATGGTTCATCTTGCTTCACCGGAATCTCTCATACCATTGCTTTCCGTAAAACTGACTGAGACAGTTCTTCATCCTGTCAATGAAACCGGAAGCGGAACAGCGGCTTTCAGTGCGATTGATCAGATAAAAGAACTCTCGATTAATAAACAAGCCCTGTGCGTAGGGCCGGGGCTTTCGCATCATGATCAGACTTCACGGCTGGTAAGAGAAATTATTAAAACAATTCCACTTCCCACGGTTCTGGATGCCGATGGAATAAATGCTTTCAAGAACTATACAGAGGAATTGGGAAATCATGCGGGAGACCTGCTGATTACTCCTCACAGAGGGGAGTGGCATCGTTTGTTCGGCAGCCTTCCGGAAGATCCCGCTGAGATTGTAGAAACTCTCAAGAGAAAGGCAAGAGAGTATCAGATGACAATACTGATGAAAGGAGCCCCTGTTATTATCGCCGGATACGACGGAAGTGCCTATATTCTTCCTTTCGGCAATTCCGCGCTTGCTACAGCGGGAACGGGAGATGTTCTAAGCGGAGTAATATTATCTTTGATGGCACAGGGGTTACCGGTTATCTCATCAGCAATTCTTGGGAATTACATCCAGGCAGAAGCTGGAACTCTGGCAAGTAAGCACTATGGTGAGCATTCTGTGATCGCAACGGATGTGATGGGTAATATTTTCAGAGTTATACGATCTATTTCGTATAACAAGCCAGTTTTAAAGCATAAACCGGTTCAATCAGTTTGA
- the thpR gene encoding RNA 2',3'-cyclic phosphodiesterase gives MARLFVSIDLPERIKDDIEDLYMAIPGAKWVDYSQIHLTLRFIGEVDNIMEEQIIAVLKTISMPPFELSLKGVGYFPPRRHPRILWAGVAENPELFRLQGKIERALNSIGIAPEQRRFHPHITIARLNEPPLEKIALFMAQNSLFSTELFAVSQFHLYRSYLSKRGAYHQKQATFYLTT, from the coding sequence ATGGCCCGCCTTTTTGTTTCAATCGATCTACCGGAGCGCATTAAAGACGATATCGAAGATCTTTATATGGCAATTCCCGGTGCTAAATGGGTTGACTACTCTCAGATCCACCTGACGCTCCGTTTTATTGGGGAAGTGGACAACATCATGGAAGAGCAGATAATAGCAGTTCTGAAAACGATTTCAATGCCACCATTTGAGCTTTCACTTAAGGGGGTCGGTTACTTCCCACCCAGAAGACATCCACGGATACTATGGGCAGGAGTCGCAGAAAATCCGGAACTGTTCCGATTGCAGGGCAAAATCGAACGCGCCTTGAACTCCATCGGAATCGCCCCTGAGCAGCGCCGGTTTCATCCCCACATCACAATTGCCCGTCTCAATGAACCGCCATTGGAAAAAATAGCGCTCTTTATGGCCCAAAACAGCCTGTTTTCAACAGAACTGTTTGCAGTGTCACAATTTCATCTATATCGCAGCTATTTGAGCAAAAGGGGTGCTTACCATCAGAAGCAAGCCACATTCTATCTGACCACTTAA
- a CDS encoding pyruvate, phosphate dikinase, whose translation MPKYVYFFGGGRADGNESMKNLLGGKGANLAEMAGHPALKLPVPPGFTITTEVCTYYYDNKRSYPKELKGQVEKALKNVEKLMGKKFGDTKNPLLVSVRSGARKSMPGMMDTVLNIGLNDKTIEGLIAKTNNPRFAYDAYRRLIMMYADVVMEKAEGLEPHGGKGIRKTLDEMMDEIKKEKGYKSDTDLTVDELKHLVVLFKQKVKEVLGHPFPEDPYDQLWGGIGAVFMSWNGKRAVEYRRIERIPDEWGTAVNVQSMVFGNMGEDSATGVAFTRNPGTGENKFYGEYLTNAQGEDVVAGIRTPAPINDYSKNEQSRHLPTLAEKMPGIYKKLDAIQKKLEKHYKDMQDIEFTIENGTLYMLQCRVGKRNGVAAVRMATEMYKEKLINAETAVMRVGPNQLVELLLPMIDPAAEKALSPIAKGLPAGPGGAKGRAVFTSEAAVKWAQNGEKVILVREETSPEDVDGMHKSQAILTSKGGMTSHAALVARGWGKCCVVGCADIEVGENSFKTKSGKVVKEGDWVTINGTKGLVYEGQLPLIDVDLEHNTSYNDLMKLCDRFRVLKIRTNADTPRDTKKAIQFGAQGIGLFRTEHMFYGEGSDKPLFLLRKMIMSSTKEERVAALDQLSAYVKKDIKSTMEVLNGLPITIRLLDPPLHEFVPHTEDKLAAIAAELKVSLAEVKKRGESLKENNPMLGHRGVRLGVTYPEVSEMQIRAILEAAGELIKEGKKAFPEIMIPVTCAVNELSNQKQIVDRVYAEVCKNLGLRKIPFMYGTMVEIPRAALTANKLADVAEFFSFGTNDLTQMGFGFSRDDIGSFLPDYLNSKILPDDPFQTIDQEGIGELIRFGIERGRSTRPELKVGICGEHGGDAESVKFCHRVGMNYVSCSPFRIPISRLAAAQAAVEERTASKAPAKKSAKKSAKKASAKISSSAKKVAAKAKTAVKKPAKAAKKVMSKKAARKR comes from the coding sequence ATGCCAAAATATGTCTATTTCTTTGGTGGTGGTAGGGCAGATGGTAATGAGTCAATGAAAAACCTGCTCGGTGGTAAAGGAGCCAATCTTGCCGAGATGGCCGGGCATCCAGCCCTTAAGTTGCCGGTTCCCCCTGGATTTACAATCACCACTGAAGTTTGCACTTACTACTACGATAACAAGCGCAGTTATCCTAAAGAACTGAAGGGTCAGGTGGAAAAGGCTCTGAAAAACGTAGAAAAATTGATGGGGAAAAAGTTTGGTGATACCAAAAACCCGCTGCTTGTTTCTGTAAGGTCAGGAGCCCGCAAGTCCATGCCGGGAATGATGGATACGGTTCTCAATATTGGTTTGAACGACAAGACTATCGAGGGTTTGATTGCCAAAACCAACAATCCAAGGTTTGCTTACGATGCATACAGACGGCTTATCATGATGTATGCTGATGTGGTGATGGAGAAAGCGGAAGGCCTTGAGCCCCATGGCGGCAAAGGGATCAGGAAAACTCTTGATGAGATGATGGATGAGATCAAGAAGGAAAAGGGCTATAAGAGCGACACGGATCTGACAGTTGATGAACTGAAGCATCTTGTTGTCCTCTTTAAGCAGAAAGTAAAGGAAGTGCTGGGTCATCCGTTCCCCGAAGATCCTTATGATCAGCTCTGGGGTGGTATCGGAGCTGTGTTCATGAGCTGGAATGGAAAACGCGCGGTTGAGTATCGTCGTATCGAGAGAATACCGGATGAATGGGGAACCGCTGTAAACGTTCAGAGCATGGTTTTTGGAAACATGGGTGAGGACAGCGCAACTGGTGTTGCTTTTACCCGCAATCCCGGAACCGGAGAGAACAAGTTTTACGGTGAGTATCTGACAAATGCTCAGGGTGAGGACGTTGTTGCCGGTATCCGCACACCTGCTCCAATCAACGACTATTCCAAGAACGAGCAGAGCAGGCATCTGCCCACTCTTGCAGAGAAGATGCCTGGAATCTACAAGAAGCTCGATGCTATCCAGAAGAAGCTTGAAAAACATTATAAAGACATGCAGGATATTGAGTTTACCATTGAGAACGGTACCCTTTACATGCTTCAGTGCCGTGTTGGTAAACGCAATGGAGTTGCCGCTGTACGCATGGCTACCGAGATGTACAAGGAGAAGCTCATCAATGCAGAGACTGCTGTGATGAGAGTTGGTCCCAACCAGCTTGTTGAGCTGCTTCTGCCGATGATCGATCCTGCTGCTGAGAAAGCTTTATCACCCATTGCCAAGGGACTTCCGGCGGGTCCTGGTGGTGCCAAGGGTAGAGCGGTTTTCACCTCTGAGGCTGCTGTAAAGTGGGCGCAGAATGGTGAGAAGGTGATCCTTGTTCGTGAAGAGACTTCACCGGAAGATGTTGACGGGATGCACAAGTCACAGGCGATTCTGACCTCAAAAGGTGGTATGACATCACATGCGGCTCTGGTGGCAAGAGGCTGGGGAAAATGCTGTGTGGTAGGCTGTGCTGATATCGAAGTGGGTGAAAATTCGTTCAAGACCAAATCCGGGAAAGTAGTTAAAGAGGGTGACTGGGTCACTATAAACGGAACTAAGGGCCTGGTTTATGAGGGACAGTTACCGCTGATCGATGTGGATCTTGAGCATAATACTTCCTACAATGATCTGATGAAGCTCTGTGACAGGTTCAGAGTGCTGAAGATCAGAACAAATGCCGACACTCCCAGAGATACCAAAAAAGCAATTCAGTTTGGAGCCCAGGGTATCGGTCTTTTCCGTACTGAGCATATGTTTTATGGTGAGGGTAGTGATAAGCCGCTTTTCCTGCTGCGCAAAATGATAATGAGCAGCACAAAAGAGGAAAGGGTAGCAGCACTGGACCAGCTCTCAGCTTATGTCAAGAAAGACATCAAGTCGACCATGGAAGTACTCAATGGTCTTCCTATCACCATCCGTCTCCTTGACCCGCCGTTGCATGAGTTTGTTCCTCACACCGAGGACAAACTTGCGGCTATAGCTGCTGAATTGAAAGTCAGTCTTGCTGAAGTCAAGAAAAGAGGGGAAAGCCTCAAGGAAAACAACCCGATGCTCGGACACAGAGGTGTACGCCTGGGAGTGACCTATCCTGAAGTTTCTGAGATGCAGATAAGGGCGATTCTTGAAGCTGCCGGAGAGCTGATTAAAGAGGGAAAGAAGGCTTTCCCTGAGATCATGATCCCTGTTACCTGCGCTGTTAATGAACTCAGCAACCAGAAACAGATCGTGGATAGAGTATATGCTGAAGTTTGTAAAAACCTTGGGCTGAGGAAAATTCCTTTCATGTATGGAACCATGGTTGAGATTCCTCGTGCTGCTCTTACTGCCAACAAACTGGCTGATGTAGCAGAGTTCTTCTCTTTTGGAACCAACGATCTTACACAGATGGGTTTCGGGTTCTCCAGAGATGACATCGGAAGTTTCCTGCCCGATTATCTGAATTCCAAGATTCTTCCTGATGATCCTTTCCAGACAATAGACCAGGAAGGAATCGGGGAGCTTATCAGGTTTGGTATCGAGCGTGGCCGCAGTACACGTCCTGAATTGAAGGTCGGTATCTGTGGTGAGCATGGTGGTGATGCCGAATCAGTCAAGTTCTGTCACCGGGTCGGAATGAACTATGTTTCCTGTTCACCGTTCCGTATTCCGATTTCCAGACTGGCTGCTGCTCAGGCGGCTGTGGAAGAGAGGACTGCTTCCAAAGCACCTGCCAAAAAGAGCGCCAAAAAGAGCGCTAAAAAAGCATCCGCAAAGATATCTTCTTCTGCAAAAAAAGTAGCTGCGAAGGCTAAGACTGCAGTTAAGAAACCTGCGAAAGCTGCTAAGAAGGTAATGTCTAAGAAGGCCGCCAGAAAAAGGTAA
- a CDS encoding DUF1926 domain-containing protein, whose protein sequence is MKRESIALLLHPFKNRLIPRAALKDSSDRFVDNLLSLVSSHPHLKLNIVMPGYILETVDTLLLSNLRELLKKGALEWILTGYTEPFLSLSPFSLTKDNIACGMQVFSELTGQTPAGFLPPFSNWEPSFINLLRKCGIDYTILSREMLPPQSRSACGYWMAEYAGNSIPLITTDIIYPTTAPTDFKGWVNQIFSQDKLDNQQSKFIALQYMVPLQAESESDPFRWLSFAASEIDKHLLSFQPVRFSDFISSAPPLGLQYIPPCIRTGVREKADLHFFNYVYSFDQVGILQRKLMEVNDQLQSIDDPKGIPPLKRQLYFVQDINRMLPGKESGFENLNDRLWSYSKLIDVENALHTRKNIKGGQIRITDFLRNGSKSIVLSNKALKTYIDCVNGGSIFEFDFRERSLNLCSAYNPSLHHPPNITSPGKSRTWFLDRLLSEEAKSSDLLNDTCKDLGNFSGQFDYKVRKTTDGVKATLLRQGSILQGEKFYPINLEKVFGLEKDGAVLSFVYQLSNPSLIASKFKFSTQFSISLQGLSSGDVRFQHGSESIEKLGWELCCVEAKTKWSIEDRISGIKMTFQTQKPVDIWFFPQSASDLHGIQPQGLTIVLSCNVNLEPSSKWKIIGKISCRKIKKKGENIDAL, encoded by the coding sequence ATGAAACGAGAAAGCATAGCACTTCTCCTGCACCCATTCAAAAACAGACTGATTCCACGGGCAGCACTGAAAGATTCTTCAGACAGATTCGTAGATAATCTCCTCTCCCTTGTCTCCAGTCACCCTCATCTCAAACTCAATATTGTCATGCCAGGTTACATACTTGAGACCGTAGATACTCTACTTCTTTCAAACTTGAGAGAGCTTCTTAAAAAAGGAGCACTGGAGTGGATCCTGACCGGCTACACCGAGCCATTTCTAAGCCTCTCTCCGTTCAGCTTAACAAAAGATAACATCGCCTGCGGTATGCAGGTCTTCTCGGAACTCACAGGTCAAACACCAGCCGGCTTCCTTCCCCCATTCTCCAACTGGGAACCTTCCTTTATCAATTTGCTCCGTAAATGCGGAATCGATTACACTATTCTCAGCCGTGAAATGCTTCCACCTCAGAGCAGGTCGGCCTGCGGCTACTGGATGGCTGAATACGCAGGTAACTCAATACCTCTGATCACCACAGATATCATCTATCCCACAACCGCTCCTACCGATTTCAAAGGATGGGTAAATCAGATCTTTTCACAAGATAAGCTGGATAATCAGCAATCAAAATTCATTGCATTACAGTACATGGTTCCTCTTCAGGCGGAAAGTGAATCAGATCCCTTCAGATGGCTGAGTTTTGCCGCTTCAGAAATCGATAAACACCTTCTGAGTTTTCAACCTGTAAGGTTCAGCGACTTTATCAGTTCAGCCCCGCCCCTGGGACTTCAGTACATCCCTCCATGTATCCGAACCGGGGTCAGAGAGAAGGCAGATCTCCATTTCTTCAATTACGTCTACTCATTTGATCAGGTCGGAATCCTGCAGCGCAAATTGATGGAAGTAAATGATCAATTGCAGTCCATTGATGATCCCAAAGGAATTCCCCCTCTGAAACGACAGTTGTATTTTGTCCAGGATATAAATCGTATGCTGCCGGGAAAAGAATCCGGCTTTGAAAATCTCAACGACAGGCTGTGGTCCTACTCCAAACTCATAGATGTCGAAAATGCGCTCCATACCCGGAAAAACATTAAAGGCGGCCAGATCCGCATAACCGATTTCCTGCGTAACGGATCCAAGTCGATTGTCCTCTCAAATAAAGCACTGAAAACCTATATAGATTGTGTAAACGGCGGCAGTATCTTCGAATTCGATTTCAGAGAACGAAGTCTCAATCTCTGCTCTGCCTATAATCCTTCTCTTCATCATCCACCCAATATTACCTCACCGGGAAAATCCAGAACATGGTTTCTTGACCGGCTGCTCTCAGAGGAAGCAAAGAGCTCAGACCTGCTCAATGATACCTGCAAAGATCTGGGCAACTTTTCAGGCCAGTTTGATTACAAGGTAAGAAAAACCACCGATGGGGTAAAGGCAACCCTTTTGCGCCAGGGATCCATCCTGCAGGGAGAGAAGTTCTACCCGATAAACCTGGAAAAGGTCTTTGGTCTGGAGAAGGACGGAGCTGTGCTGTCTTTTGTATATCAACTCTCCAATCCCTCCCTGATAGCCAGTAAATTCAAATTCTCTACCCAGTTCTCAATCAGCCTTCAGGGACTCTCAAGCGGTGATGTCAGGTTTCAGCACGGATCTGAATCAATAGAAAAACTGGGATGGGAACTCTGCTGTGTGGAAGCGAAAACGAAATGGAGTATTGAGGACAGGATATCTGGAATAAAGATGACTTTCCAGACACAGAAACCCGTTGACATCTGGTTTTTTCCTCAATCCGCATCCGATCTACATGGAATTCAGCCCCAGGGATTAACAATCGTGCTTTCCTGTAATGTCAACCTCGAACCCAGCTCGAAGTGGAAAATAATCGGTAAAATCTCCTGCAGGAAAATCAAGAAAAAAGGAGAAAATATCGATGCGCTTTGA
- a CDS encoding STAS domain-containing protein: MRFDALDITIEGRDDAVWITFSGPFYKEQIPQIREKFSVLLEDGNRVFIVDLEKVTGIDDSVVQMFLQLLNIIKGKNGELKLVFKNEILWKAFSQFSNIIPIFPDSSILASSGFLESLRRRSEALSRKTGIRISRPVALFLLAVLCGWFLTLGFIIHLQKRHIKEQQSEILKLTQWKEHSLIEIDRLTERIKPLEQLGILPDTVLER; encoded by the coding sequence ATGCGCTTTGATGCTCTGGATATTACAATCGAGGGAAGGGACGATGCGGTGTGGATCACATTCTCCGGTCCCTTCTATAAAGAGCAGATCCCTCAAATCAGGGAAAAATTCTCTGTACTCCTCGAGGATGGCAACCGGGTTTTCATCGTCGACCTGGAAAAAGTCACCGGCATCGATGATTCAGTAGTGCAGATGTTTCTTCAGCTTCTCAATATCATAAAAGGTAAAAACGGGGAACTTAAACTGGTATTTAAAAATGAAATCTTATGGAAAGCTTTTTCACAATTCTCAAATATTATCCCTATCTTCCCCGACTCTTCAATACTGGCCTCAAGCGGCTTTCTGGAAAGCCTGCGCCGCAGAAGTGAAGCCCTTTCCAGAAAAACCGGTATCCGCATCTCCCGTCCGGTAGCTTTGTTTCTGCTTGCAGTTCTGTGCGGATGGTTTCTGACTCTGGGGTTTATCATTCACCTCCAGAAAAGACATATCAAGGAGCAGCAAAGCGAAATTCTGAAATTGACACAATGGAAAGAACATTCACTGATAGAGATAGACAGACTTACAGAGCGTATCAAGCCTCTTGAACAACTTGGAATCCTTCCGGACACAGTTTTGGAGCGTTGA